A genome region from Streptomyces sp. S4.7 includes the following:
- a CDS encoding 3-oxoacyl-[acyl-carrier-protein] synthase III C-terminal domain-containing protein: MRTVSLLELASYMPGDPVGTDYFLPYQGNDGELAGSTMFKAPSHRHQVSRDETPADMMEKAGALLAERIGKDALRGADAVITNTLLPEVPFTGPGAEVAHRLGVRADWVLDAHNGGCASFVHMLRLGRALIASGQANSALLFNVQNSAGPVMTQSEVRKLPEAVIPGDGCAAAYLAASDESPVLGIAVTNRGDYTRDCGLTLHDGRKYWEAGESQMHVGFTPDKVSDIVERGNRLVPEVVGRVCEQLDLKTDDIDLLITNQPNRMFLKQWQERLSIPQERHLDTFDRFGNLFGAGVPITLDHGIREGRVADGSLLMLAGFAHAGDFAGAAAVHWRAGGVRE; this comes from the coding sequence ATGAGGACGGTGAGTCTGCTCGAACTCGCCTCCTACATGCCGGGGGATCCGGTGGGTACGGACTACTTCCTGCCGTACCAGGGGAACGACGGTGAGCTGGCCGGAAGCACCATGTTCAAGGCGCCGAGCCACCGGCACCAGGTGTCCCGCGACGAGACTCCAGCGGACATGATGGAGAAGGCCGGCGCGCTCCTCGCGGAACGGATCGGCAAGGACGCGCTCCGGGGTGCCGACGCGGTGATCACCAACACACTCCTGCCGGAGGTGCCGTTCACCGGGCCGGGCGCCGAGGTCGCCCACCGGCTCGGAGTCCGGGCCGACTGGGTGCTGGACGCCCACAACGGCGGCTGCGCTTCCTTCGTCCACATGCTCCGGCTCGGCAGAGCCCTGATCGCCTCGGGCCAGGCGAACTCCGCGCTGCTGTTCAACGTCCAGAACAGCGCGGGCCCGGTGATGACCCAGTCCGAGGTGCGTAAGCTCCCGGAGGCCGTCATCCCGGGGGACGGCTGCGCCGCCGCTTACCTGGCCGCCTCCGACGAGTCGCCGGTGCTCGGTATCGCGGTGACCAACCGAGGCGACTACACCCGTGACTGCGGCCTCACACTCCACGACGGCCGCAAGTACTGGGAGGCGGGGGAGAGCCAGATGCATGTCGGGTTCACCCCCGACAAGGTGTCGGACATCGTCGAGCGAGGCAACCGGCTCGTCCCGGAGGTGGTGGGCCGGGTGTGCGAGCAACTTGACCTCAAGACAGACGACATCGACCTGCTGATCACCAACCAGCCCAACCGGATGTTCTTGAAGCAGTGGCAGGAGCGGCTCTCCATTCCTCAAGAGCGCCATCTGGACACCTTCGACCGATTCGGGAACCTTTTCGGTGCGGGCGTCCCCATCACGCTTGACCACGGCATCCGCGAGGGGCGGGTCGCGGACGGCAGCCTGCTGATGCTGGCCGGCTTCGCCCATGCCGGGGACTTCGCCGGAGCGGCGGCCGTGCACTGGCGGGCCGGGGGTGTGCGCGAGTGA
- a CDS encoding SRPBCC family protein translates to MTTAPTHNDPTVGYTPPPAVPSDLKDVPGLLRWETTPREEAFAHAGKLTKEAFTYDEVYGEFVTVHQYIDAPPQAVYDYLTDERNLNEYTYSTRDFAPTGTPGLYQGRDTLLDDETKIFLRIDGNPDALTVDMKCAWDQGEELWMVYIHRIISAETVLGKRGSVVIWTNCHHPNYDKNPHPELASSPERPWVGDTWGLFYAGHKIEIDNLKTILELRHGTTA, encoded by the coding sequence ATGACCACCGCCCCGACGCACAACGACCCCACCGTCGGCTACACCCCGCCTCCCGCGGTCCCCAGCGACCTCAAGGACGTTCCCGGGCTGCTGCGCTGGGAGACCACTCCCCGGGAGGAGGCGTTCGCACACGCGGGCAAGCTGACCAAGGAGGCCTTCACCTACGACGAGGTGTACGGCGAGTTCGTGACCGTCCACCAGTACATCGACGCACCGCCGCAGGCCGTCTACGACTACCTGACCGACGAGCGCAACCTCAACGAATACACCTACAGCACCCGTGACTTCGCGCCTACCGGCACCCCCGGCCTCTACCAGGGCCGCGACACCCTGCTCGACGACGAGACCAAGATCTTCCTGCGTATCGACGGCAACCCGGACGCGCTCACCGTGGACATGAAGTGCGCCTGGGACCAGGGCGAGGAACTGTGGATGGTCTACATCCACCGGATCATCTCGGCCGAAACCGTGCTGGGCAAGCGCGGCTCAGTGGTCATCTGGACCAACTGCCACCACCCGAACTACGACAAGAACCCGCACCCCGAGCTGGCCTCCAGCCCCGAGCGCCCCTGGGTCGGTGACACCTGGGGCCTTTTCTACGCCGGGCACAAGATAGAGATCGACAACCTCAAGACGATCCTTGAACTCCGCCACGGAACCACAGCATGA
- a CDS encoding thiamine pyrophosphate-binding protein yields the protein MRSESRVVDFIVDFLRCQEVRHVFGVGGANIEDLYDALHLSVDGPLGVVAKHEFSAATMADGYHRASQRMPVIASTSGAGAMNLVPGLAELRASHVPALALIGQPPLSLDGRGSFQETSGLAGSIDAARLFTEIAVHCVRVTDPEAITEELPRAFAAALSEPGPAVLLLPKDIQQAVLEPWSRPGAPTRAARPRSADADRARAVALLRSAVARHGVAVIAGEGVARADARPQLAALAEALEARVAVAPDAKDVFDDRDPRHLGIAGVIGSAQVQAAVEQASAVLLVGTRLPQMAGAGLHDHLKGVPVVCLDPRAPFLEPYEDLVRLTGDLAEEMTTLTGELLAPTAGQESGGAARAPADNLRRPGLAPVDVTAAPEPATVVPDTSTEALDMVAAARVIGEVLPERSIVVSDAGNTGAVALNHVGLPPGGRFITAMGMGGMGHSFGAAIGAAFATGRRTCVVAGDGAFFMHGMEVHTAIEHQLPVTFVIFNNQSHGMCYTRELLFYAGDYSYNLFRPARIGDGMAAMFPGLDAVTPRSADELRAALERVHATRAPALICIEVDPAEVPPFRPFQHVIAAGSNRPANLGVVPG from the coding sequence ATGAGAAGCGAATCCCGTGTGGTCGACTTCATCGTCGATTTCTTGAGGTGCCAGGAAGTTCGGCATGTCTTCGGAGTCGGTGGCGCCAATATCGAGGACCTCTACGACGCGCTTCACCTCTCGGTGGACGGCCCGCTCGGCGTGGTCGCGAAACACGAGTTCTCGGCCGCCACGATGGCGGACGGCTATCACCGTGCGTCCCAGCGGATGCCCGTGATCGCTTCCACCTCCGGTGCCGGTGCCATGAACCTGGTTCCCGGACTGGCCGAACTGCGGGCCTCCCACGTACCGGCCCTCGCGCTCATCGGCCAGCCGCCACTGTCACTGGACGGTCGCGGGTCCTTCCAGGAGACCAGCGGGCTCGCGGGCTCGATCGACGCGGCCCGGCTGTTCACGGAGATCGCCGTGCACTGTGTACGGGTGACCGACCCGGAGGCGATCACGGAGGAGCTGCCGCGGGCCTTCGCCGCCGCGCTGTCCGAGCCCGGACCAGCCGTTCTGCTGCTGCCCAAGGACATCCAGCAGGCCGTACTCGAACCGTGGAGCAGGCCCGGGGCGCCGACCCGCGCCGCCCGCCCGCGTTCCGCGGACGCCGACCGCGCGCGGGCGGTGGCCCTGCTGCGCTCGGCCGTGGCACGGCACGGCGTGGCGGTGATCGCCGGCGAGGGCGTGGCCAGAGCGGATGCCCGGCCCCAACTGGCCGCTCTGGCCGAAGCGCTGGAGGCGCGCGTCGCGGTGGCACCGGACGCCAAGGATGTCTTCGACGACCGGGACCCCCGTCATCTCGGCATCGCCGGAGTGATCGGCAGCGCACAGGTGCAGGCAGCGGTGGAGCAGGCTTCCGCCGTCCTGCTGGTCGGCACCCGGCTGCCGCAGATGGCGGGGGCCGGGCTGCACGATCACCTCAAGGGCGTACCGGTCGTCTGCCTCGACCCCAGGGCCCCGTTCCTGGAGCCGTACGAGGACCTGGTGCGGCTCACCGGGGACCTGGCCGAGGAGATGACGACGCTGACCGGGGAACTGCTCGCGCCCACCGCGGGGCAGGAGTCCGGCGGCGCCGCACGGGCTCCGGCGGACAACCTGCGTAGGCCCGGGCTCGCACCGGTGGACGTGACGGCGGCGCCCGAGCCGGCCACGGTGGTGCCGGACACCTCGACGGAGGCGCTGGACATGGTGGCAGCGGCCCGCGTGATCGGCGAAGTCCTCCCCGAGCGCTCCATCGTGGTCAGCGACGCGGGCAACACCGGCGCGGTCGCGCTCAACCATGTGGGCCTGCCCCCGGGCGGCCGGTTCATCACCGCCATGGGCATGGGCGGCATGGGCCACAGTTTCGGTGCCGCGATCGGTGCCGCGTTCGCCACCGGGCGGCGCACCTGTGTGGTGGCCGGCGACGGGGCGTTCTTCATGCACGGCATGGAGGTGCACACCGCGATCGAGCACCAGCTGCCTGTCACCTTTGTGATCTTCAACAACCAGTCCCACGGGATGTGTTACACCCGGGAGCTGCTGTTCTACGCGGGCGACTACTCCTACAACCTCTTCCGCCCGGCCCGGATCGGCGACGGCATGGCGGCCATGTTCCCCGGTCTGGACGCGGTGACACCCCGTAGCGCCGACGAATTGCGCGCGGCGCTCGAACGGGTCCATGCCACCCGCGCGCCCGCACTGATCTGCATCGAGGTCGATCCGGCCGAGGTGCCCCCCTTCCGCCCCTTCCAGCACGTCATCGCCGCCGGTTCCAACCGGCCCGCCAATCTAGGAGTTGTACCAGGATGA
- a CDS encoding acyl carrier protein — protein MITVETVCTLIAKKLGKKAADLTLDADTAFDSVGLSSLQIADIVYTIEDDAEVELDPSQAASVKTVGDLVNLIETTRAAGATT, from the coding sequence GTGATCACCGTCGAAACCGTGTGCACCCTCATAGCGAAGAAGCTCGGCAAGAAGGCCGCCGACCTTACTCTCGACGCTGACACCGCCTTCGACTCGGTTGGCCTCTCCAGCCTCCAGATCGCCGACATCGTCTACACGATCGAGGACGACGCCGAGGTCGAACTGGACCCGAGCCAGGCGGCCAGCGTCAAGACGGTCGGCGATCTGGTCAACCTGATCGAGACGACCCGGGCCGCCGGTGCGACCACGTGA
- a CDS encoding cyclopropane-fatty-acyl-phospholipid synthase family protein: protein MSTTAYQGATAEAIRHHYDVSNDFYALWLDRSLTYTCALWAEPVLGTEAVPDDLETAQARKLDYLIEGARAVGTRRVLDVGCGWGSVLSRLTQVHGVQQAVGLTLSDSQAALAESAGIPGAEIRVENWRDHHPAEPYDAIISIGAFEHFARTGLSRAERVAAYREFFGRCFEWLPPRGRLALQTNVKGNNTVMDKATVRELMFIIETIFPESEIPALSEVVEGSEKLFDVVSLRNDPDHYSRTCAEWLHRLRNNREAAVRFSSEENVANYENYLEASVRHFQNRHLGLSRIIFQKGR from the coding sequence GTGAGCACGACCGCATACCAGGGTGCCACCGCCGAGGCCATCCGGCACCACTACGACGTCTCCAACGACTTCTACGCGCTGTGGCTGGACCGGTCCCTCACGTACACCTGCGCCCTGTGGGCGGAGCCCGTACTCGGCACAGAGGCTGTGCCGGACGACCTGGAAACGGCGCAGGCACGCAAGCTGGACTACCTGATCGAGGGGGCGCGCGCCGTCGGCACACGGCGCGTCCTCGACGTGGGATGCGGATGGGGCAGCGTGCTGAGCCGGCTGACGCAGGTGCACGGCGTCCAGCAGGCGGTGGGCCTCACGCTCAGCGACAGTCAGGCCGCTCTCGCCGAGTCGGCCGGCATCCCCGGGGCCGAGATCCGCGTGGAGAACTGGCGTGACCATCATCCGGCCGAGCCCTACGACGCCATAATCTCGATCGGCGCCTTCGAGCACTTCGCCCGTACCGGGCTCTCGCGCGCCGAACGCGTGGCGGCCTACCGGGAGTTCTTCGGGCGCTGCTTCGAGTGGCTGCCGCCGCGCGGCCGCCTCGCCCTCCAGACGAACGTCAAGGGCAACAATACGGTGATGGACAAGGCAACCGTGCGCGAGCTGATGTTCATCATCGAGACCATCTTCCCGGAATCCGAAATTCCGGCTCTCTCGGAGGTGGTCGAGGGGAGCGAGAAGCTCTTCGACGTCGTCTCCCTGCGCAACGACCCAGACCACTACAGCCGGACCTGTGCGGAATGGCTGCATCGACTCAGGAACAACCGGGAGGCGGCCGTCCGGTTCTCCAGCGAGGAGAACGTTGCCAACTACGAGAACTACCTGGAGGCGAGTGTCAGGCATTTCCAGAATCGCCATCTGGGACTGTCGAGAATTATTTTCCAGAAGGGGCGCTGA
- a CDS encoding FAD-binding oxidoreductase — protein MISRKHVVYWHETEPVVPEPPLRENADCDIAIVGGGYTGLWAAHFLKEAEPALDIRVIEAEYAGYGASGRADGFVTPTIGKDIQGLVRTFGTRRSLEASQAVGRSVLEIGRFARRNKIDVEYEANDYLMVATTQAQLKRLRADRELAGTIAGREQPPLLSAAQAREVIGSPAVLGATRTGGALVNPFKLARGVARVIKERGVVIHENTPVLEVRPGVRPQVVTPGGTITADKVIVAANALQSTFQQFRNKTVPLWSYAMVSEPLTEEQLGRVDWAGREGMVEAKTFLTCARFTADNRLLWAGGPAFYFWGRDTRRRRMNDQRAYRALFEEFGRFFPMWRDLRFTYTYGGVMDITRDYAPHFGSLPGGNIFYGYGFNGNGIAATHTGGKVLRDLVLGKDSDFSRLLYVDDAQRSARAFPPEPLLYIGARATARLMEWKESRA, from the coding sequence GTGATTAGCCGAAAGCATGTCGTCTACTGGCACGAGACGGAGCCGGTCGTTCCCGAGCCACCGCTGCGTGAGAACGCGGACTGCGACATCGCCATCGTCGGCGGCGGTTACACCGGGCTGTGGGCCGCGCACTTCCTCAAGGAGGCCGAGCCCGCGCTCGACATCCGCGTCATCGAGGCCGAGTACGCCGGGTACGGGGCGTCCGGCCGGGCGGACGGCTTCGTCACGCCGACCATCGGTAAGGACATCCAGGGCCTGGTCAGGACGTTCGGGACGCGCCGCAGCCTGGAAGCGTCCCAGGCGGTAGGTCGCTCCGTGCTGGAGATCGGCCGCTTCGCCCGCCGCAACAAGATCGACGTCGAGTACGAGGCCAACGACTACCTGATGGTGGCCACCACCCAGGCGCAGTTGAAGCGGCTGCGCGCGGACCGCGAGCTCGCCGGCACCATCGCCGGCCGGGAGCAGCCGCCCCTCCTCTCGGCGGCCCAGGCTCGTGAGGTGATCGGCTCCCCGGCCGTGCTGGGAGCCACCCGCACCGGCGGCGCGCTGGTCAATCCGTTCAAACTGGCCCGCGGGGTGGCCCGCGTGATCAAGGAACGGGGGGTGGTGATCCACGAGAACACCCCGGTCCTGGAAGTGCGGCCCGGGGTACGGCCGCAAGTGGTCACTCCCGGGGGCACGATCACCGCCGACAAGGTGATCGTCGCCGCCAACGCACTCCAGTCCACCTTCCAGCAGTTCCGCAACAAGACGGTGCCGCTGTGGAGTTACGCGATGGTGAGTGAACCGCTCACCGAGGAGCAGCTCGGCCGCGTCGACTGGGCGGGCCGCGAGGGCATGGTCGAGGCCAAGACGTTCCTGACCTGCGCCCGCTTCACCGCCGACAACCGCCTGCTGTGGGCGGGCGGCCCCGCCTTCTACTTCTGGGGCCGGGACACCCGTCGGCGGCGCATGAACGACCAGCGCGCCTACCGCGCTCTCTTCGAGGAGTTCGGCCGGTTCTTCCCCATGTGGCGGGACCTGCGATTCACCTACACCTACGGCGGCGTCATGGACATCACCCGTGACTACGCCCCGCACTTCGGCTCGCTGCCGGGCGGCAACATCTTCTACGGCTACGGATTCAACGGCAACGGCATCGCCGCCACCCACACCGGCGGCAAGGTGCTGCGGGACCTGGTACTGGGCAAGGACTCGGACTTCTCCCGCTTGCTCTATGTGGACGACGCGCAGCGCTCGGCACGTGCCTTCCCGCCGGAGCCCTTGCTGTACATCGGGGCCCGCGCCACCGCACGCCTGATGGAGTGGAAGGAGTCCCGGGCATGA
- a CDS encoding SDR family oxidoreductase, translated as MSTNRTVLLTGAAGVVGRAILREAPGRPLRLISMVRPGGSALPAEAEEQLAADLAEPRFGLDEDSYRTLVRDVDTVIHSAGLTEWGLPDERYRPVNVEGTRRVMEFAETAGATVHFMSTAFVAALSAGAPHRLSETNVTTNYVRSKLRSEQLLRDSGLPHTVFRPTNLIGDSLTGWTSRGQIVQLMSDWICRGRAPFLPVHRGNRIDVVPQDLLAKAVLRCVELDENSGEFWVTYGEEAMDMETAVEVCAKHASSLGRPLTPPPVTDPDTLDPEELRRLPPLARSYLSVLRDVSEVTRCGGGVLPSSMPELRERYGLPHIADTEAYARTLAYASAHLS; from the coding sequence ATGAGCACGAACCGCACCGTACTGCTGACGGGGGCCGCCGGCGTCGTCGGCCGGGCGATCCTGCGAGAGGCCCCGGGCCGCCCCCTCCGGCTGATCTCGATGGTCCGGCCCGGGGGCAGCGCACTGCCCGCCGAGGCGGAGGAACAGCTCGCCGCCGACCTGGCCGAACCACGCTTCGGGCTGGACGAGGACAGCTACCGGACGCTGGTCCGCGACGTGGACACCGTCATCCACTCGGCCGGGCTGACCGAGTGGGGCCTGCCGGACGAGCGCTACCGGCCGGTCAACGTGGAGGGCACCCGCCGGGTGATGGAGTTCGCCGAAACGGCCGGCGCGACGGTGCACTTCATGAGCACCGCATTCGTCGCCGCGCTGTCGGCGGGCGCGCCGCACCGGCTCAGCGAGACCAACGTCACCACCAACTACGTCCGCTCCAAGCTCCGTTCCGAACAGCTGCTGCGCGACAGCGGTCTGCCGCACACCGTCTTCCGGCCGACCAATCTGATCGGCGACTCCCTGACCGGCTGGACATCCCGGGGGCAGATCGTCCAGCTCATGTCGGACTGGATCTGCCGCGGGCGGGCGCCGTTCCTCCCGGTGCACCGCGGCAACCGGATCGATGTCGTCCCCCAGGACCTGCTCGCCAAGGCGGTACTGCGCTGCGTCGAACTGGACGAGAACAGCGGGGAGTTCTGGGTGACCTACGGCGAGGAGGCGATGGACATGGAGACCGCGGTCGAGGTGTGCGCCAAGCACGCCTCCTCACTCGGGCGCCCTCTCACCCCGCCGCCGGTCACCGATCCCGACACCCTCGACCCCGAGGAGCTGCGCCGACTGCCCCCGCTGGCCCGCTCCTACCTCTCGGTGTTGCGCGACGTCAGCGAGGTCACCCGGTGCGGAGGCGGCGTACTGCCCAGCTCCATGCCCGAGTTGCGTGAGCGCTACGGCCTGCCGCACATCGCGGACACGGAGGCCTACGCGCGGACCCTCGCCTACGCTTCCGCCCACCTCAGCTAG
- a CDS encoding SDR family NAD(P)-dependent oxidoreductase, protein MDQDMHQEWQPPRLEKTVAVVTGASRGVGRGIALALGSAGATVYVTGRSTRTTGRTEDLPGTVDDTAEEVTARGGTGIAVRCDHRSTDDNQALADRVAAEHGSLDLLVNNAWAGYERSADIRFDAPYWKQPMWRYELCEGSLRAQYDVTRLLTPLMTEQQSGLIVGIGFTDGDIYLGQAAYDVFKSASDRLSRAFAADLRKQRVAALSVHPGFVRTERVEAAWEALGDGPAAVVHSPEYVGRAIAHLAADPQVLERSGQVLSTGDLAEEYGFNDIDGRRLPAFRLEGRMSLATRMDRLNRVISRTGTS, encoded by the coding sequence GTGGACCAGGACATGCACCAGGAGTGGCAGCCGCCCCGACTGGAGAAGACCGTCGCCGTGGTCACCGGAGCCAGCAGGGGGGTGGGACGCGGCATCGCCCTCGCTCTGGGCAGCGCCGGCGCGACGGTGTACGTGACCGGGCGCAGCACCCGCACCACCGGGCGCACCGAGGACCTGCCGGGAACGGTGGACGACACGGCCGAGGAGGTCACCGCCCGCGGCGGCACCGGCATCGCGGTGCGCTGCGACCACCGCTCCACCGACGACAACCAGGCGCTGGCCGACCGCGTCGCGGCCGAACACGGCTCCCTCGACCTGCTGGTGAACAACGCCTGGGCCGGCTACGAGCGTTCCGCCGACATCCGCTTCGACGCCCCTTACTGGAAGCAGCCGATGTGGCGGTACGAGCTGTGCGAGGGCTCGCTGCGCGCCCAGTACGACGTGACCAGGCTGCTCACCCCGCTGATGACGGAGCAGCAGAGCGGGTTGATAGTCGGCATCGGCTTCACCGATGGCGACATCTACCTGGGCCAAGCCGCCTACGACGTGTTCAAATCGGCGAGTGACCGGCTGAGCAGGGCGTTCGCCGCGGACCTGCGCAAGCAGCGGGTCGCGGCACTGTCGGTGCACCCCGGATTCGTACGCACCGAGCGGGTGGAGGCGGCCTGGGAGGCGCTCGGCGACGGACCCGCCGCCGTCGTCCACTCCCCCGAGTACGTGGGTCGCGCGATCGCCCACCTGGCCGCCGACCCACAGGTGCTGGAACGCTCCGGCCAGGTGCTCTCGACCGGTGACCTGGCCGAGGAGTACGGGTTCAACGACATCGACGGCCGGCGACTGCCCGCCTTCCGCCTGGAGGGACGGATGAGCCTCGCCACGCGTATGGACCGGCTGAACCGGGTCATCAGCCGTACCGGTACCTCCTGA
- a CDS encoding MFS transporter, with protein sequence MSRGTVRPTKGPPTGAAAKAAGLALAVTCGAQFMVIIDDTVVAMALPTIRDELGFDRASLAWVVDAYMLLFGGFLVLGGRCADLFGPRRVFLTGLSVFTLASLGCGLANSPETLIVGRGAQGFGAALLSPAALTILITVFSEAKERRRALGIWGGLTGISGVSGVLLGGVITDLIDWRWVFFVNIPIGILLFVLTLRPALADRAERPSKRPSTDGTGAVLITGALLLLVYTVISTNHRPWGSAETVGGLIGSAVLLAAFVVREQRADEPLIRLGLFANRQIATANVMMLLAASGLYGIFFFLTQYMQNLLDWSPLKAGVSWAPFGVTMAVFSGIAIQLLPKVGSRVLCLVGLGSATLGLGLLLRTPLEASYAADLLPTLLLCAAGYGLAMVPLVVAAVSGVPKADSGAASGVLNTGQQIGGAIGLAVLATLASSRLDDEVSSGAALPDALLTSFHSAFLLGTVLTGCAALLSLALPALRTEFDPETTSGV encoded by the coding sequence ATGAGCAGGGGAACAGTCCGGCCCACCAAGGGACCCCCGACCGGCGCGGCAGCCAAGGCGGCCGGACTCGCGCTCGCGGTCACCTGCGGTGCGCAGTTCATGGTCATCATCGACGACACCGTCGTCGCCATGGCGCTGCCGACCATCCGCGACGAACTCGGCTTCGATCGGGCCTCGCTGGCCTGGGTCGTCGATGCCTACATGTTGCTGTTCGGCGGCTTCCTGGTGCTCGGCGGCCGCTGCGCCGACCTGTTCGGCCCCCGTCGGGTGTTCCTCACCGGCTTGAGCGTCTTCACCCTCGCTTCGCTCGGGTGCGGGCTGGCCAACTCACCGGAGACGCTGATCGTGGGCCGCGGGGCCCAGGGGTTCGGTGCGGCGCTGCTGAGTCCGGCCGCCCTGACCATCCTCATCACCGTCTTCAGCGAGGCCAAGGAGCGGCGCAGGGCGCTGGGTATCTGGGGCGGGCTCACCGGCATATCCGGTGTCTCCGGGGTGCTGCTGGGCGGCGTCATCACCGATCTGATCGACTGGCGATGGGTGTTCTTCGTGAACATCCCCATCGGCATCCTGCTGTTCGTTCTCACGCTGCGGCCCGCGCTCGCCGACCGCGCCGAGCGGCCCTCCAAGCGGCCCTCCACCGACGGCACCGGGGCTGTGCTCATCACCGGCGCGCTGCTGCTCCTCGTCTACACCGTCATCAGCACCAACCACCGCCCGTGGGGATCCGCGGAGACCGTGGGCGGTCTGATCGGCTCCGCGGTGCTGCTGGCCGCGTTCGTGGTGCGGGAGCAGCGCGCAGACGAACCGCTGATCCGGCTCGGCCTCTTCGCCAACCGGCAGATCGCCACCGCCAACGTCATGATGCTGCTCGCGGCCTCGGGGCTGTACGGGATCTTCTTCTTCCTGACCCAGTACATGCAGAACCTGCTGGACTGGTCGCCGCTGAAGGCGGGCGTCTCCTGGGCACCGTTCGGCGTCACCATGGCGGTCTTCTCCGGGATCGCCATCCAGCTGCTGCCGAAGGTGGGCAGCCGTGTGCTGTGCCTCGTCGGCCTCGGTTCGGCGACCCTCGGGCTCGGGCTGCTGCTCAGGACACCGCTGGAGGCGTCGTACGCGGCGGATCTGCTGCCGACCCTGCTGCTGTGCGCGGCGGGTTACGGGCTGGCCATGGTGCCGCTGGTGGTGGCGGCCGTCAGCGGAGTGCCCAAGGCGGACTCCGGGGCGGCCTCCGGGGTGCTCAACACCGGCCAGCAGATCGGTGGCGCGATCGGACTCGCCGTCCTGGCCACCCTGGCGAGCAGCCGGCTGGATGACGAGGTCTCCTCCGGCGCCGCTCTGCCGGACGCGCTGCTGACCAGCTTCCACTCGGCGTTCCTGCTCGGAACGGTGCTCACCGGATGTGCCGCGCTGCTGTCACTCGCACTGCCCGCGCTGCGCACCGAGTTCGACCCGGAGACCACCTCGGGCGTCTGA
- a CDS encoding acyl-CoA desaturase — translation MDGREHRWYMLVASLVPLLALGAAMVLAWNHIFGWTDVLVTLIMYAISGLGISAGYHRMLTHRAFETYKPIRVALATAGVLAGQGPPIIWAAHHRKHHRVADKEGDPHSPHLGFAPGFRGAMAGMWHAHLGWLFDEGLKSDPIRYCPDLVREKPLRWLSENFIAVVAAGILLPGLLAFAITGGSVEALLTGILWGGLVRIFLINHMTYAVNSIGHYFGSRRFATTDESRNVAWLALPSFGEAWHNNHHAFPRSARHGMKWYEVDLSAVFIWSLERTRLAWKVIRIDPERMTMREAGVSRVEGSKLSREELLTGQQSIAPMAHRSRDGSDISLVDVE, via the coding sequence ATGGACGGCAGAGAACACCGCTGGTACATGCTCGTCGCGTCACTGGTACCACTGCTCGCACTCGGCGCGGCCATGGTGCTGGCCTGGAACCACATCTTCGGCTGGACCGATGTGCTGGTCACCCTGATCATGTACGCGATATCGGGGCTCGGCATCTCCGCCGGGTACCACCGGATGCTGACGCACCGCGCGTTCGAGACGTACAAGCCGATACGCGTCGCGCTCGCCACGGCCGGCGTACTGGCGGGCCAAGGGCCTCCGATCATCTGGGCGGCCCACCATCGCAAGCACCACCGGGTCGCCGACAAGGAGGGCGATCCGCACAGCCCCCATCTCGGCTTCGCACCCGGTTTCAGGGGCGCGATGGCCGGCATGTGGCACGCGCACCTGGGATGGCTCTTCGACGAGGGGCTCAAGTCCGACCCCATCCGCTACTGCCCGGACCTGGTCCGCGAGAAGCCGCTGCGCTGGCTGAGCGAGAACTTCATCGCAGTCGTCGCCGCCGGCATCCTGCTGCCCGGCCTGCTGGCCTTCGCCATCACCGGGGGCTCCGTCGAGGCGCTGCTGACCGGCATCCTGTGGGGCGGCCTGGTGCGGATCTTCCTGATCAATCACATGACGTACGCGGTGAACTCCATCGGCCACTACTTCGGCAGCCGGCGGTTCGCCACCACCGACGAGTCCCGCAACGTCGCCTGGCTCGCCCTGCCGTCCTTCGGTGAGGCGTGGCACAACAACCACCACGCCTTCCCCCGCTCCGCGCGGCATGGGATGAAGTGGTACGAGGTCGATCTCTCGGCCGTCTTCATCTGGAGTCTGGAGCGGACCCGGCTGGCCTGGAAGGTCATCCGGATCGACCCCGAGCGGATGACGATGCGCGAGGCCGGAGTCAGCCGGGTCGAGGGCAGCAAGCTCAGCCGGGAGGAGTTGCTGACCGGGCAACAGAGCATCGCCCCCATGGCGCACCGGTCGCGCGACGGTTCCGACATCTCCCTCGTGGACGTGGAGTAG